The genome window AAACAACCATTCGTTACCGACAACACCGCAGACAACCATCAACTCCAAACTAACTTAAGCAATTGTCCAAATGTACTGAACGATCATTCAACCACAAACACACACAACCGGAGGAAACCATGCGTTTGATGCGGCTCGCCCTAATACTGGCCATAGCATTTTCCTTCCCGCAGACGAGCTTTGCAGCGGTCATTCTCGACCAAAGCAATCTGTATTCGTACTCTTCCGTCACTGGTTCATCACATTTCCAACAGCAAATAACCGTCGGCACAGCTGGTATACTTGACCATATCGACCTGTATACATCCGCAGGAACAATCAACATTCGCATCAAGATGGGCAACGCGGTCCAAACATCCGGACCATGGCTGTATGATCAGGTGTTGGTATTCGGTGTCGGCACGAACACCATTGACCTGTCATCCTTGGCTCTTTCAGTGAACCCTGGGGACGCCTTCGTTTTGGATTGGAATGGCGCGTCGGGGGGAGCGGCTGAACCAAACTTCGGCGTATCCTTTTCGTATCAAACGCCTGACTACGCGGGCGGCGACCTTTGGAAAATTGTTGGCACCACCGCGACCTTCCAGGGTGTTGGCAGATACGGCCTCGACATGAGATTCCAGACCTTCGTGCAGGAGCAAGCTGTTCCGGTTGCCACTCCGGAACCTGCAACCATGGCGCTTCTCGGCGTGGGGCTGGCTGGCCTGGTCATGGTCCGTCGCCGCAAGGCCGCATAACAGCACTGTCGTCTGCTGTGATTCCACGATGACTTAACGGAAAGGGCCCTGCGAGGGCCCTTTCCTGTCGGGATAGAGCCTAATTTGCCCATATTTTTATGAATCGAAGCGCGACATGCGTCTCGCGACACACGAAACTGATCTCAACTCTGGAGTGATGCGTCCGCTGGCTACGCAAAGATGATTGAAAATCAAATCATCAGGCGTTCTTTCTGGGCCTCCAGCGCCACAAGAGCCACAAAAGCGGCATGAGGGCGGCGGCTTCGGCAACCTCACGCGGGGCCACGCGTCCGAGCCCCAGCCAGAGAACACCGGCCATCGCCACGCTTCCCGCGCACAGCGCCAGCTGCTTAAATCCCAACAGCCCCACCCGCCTCTGGCAATAGCCCACCGTGCACACCGCCACCAGGGCCTTGGTCAAAACGATGGTCAGGGCCGCTCCCCACAGCGGCGCGCCGGGAATGAGCAGCTGACAGAGAATGAGGCCCGCGCACAGCCCGCCGACGTAGATCCACAGCAGCAGGCGCTCGCGCCCCAGGGCCAGCATCATGTACGCAGCCAGGTTGTGCAGGAAGGCGATGAGGATGGAGGGCGCAAGCCATGCCGCCACCCAGGCGTGCGGCGCGTAGGCCTCCCCGAAGATCAGCGGCAGGATGCGGTCGGCCTCCATGGCGATGGCGGCCATCACCGGCAGGCTGACCGCCGTGAGCGAGCGCGCGGAGTTTCGTCCCAGCGTCGCGAACGCGGCCTTGTCCGTGCGCCAAAGCTTCACCAGCAGCGGATAAATGACCCCGGAGAGCAGAATCGAGGCCACAAGATTGGAAGCCCCGTCCACCAACTCCCAGGCCACGCCATACGCGCCCACGGCTTCAGAGCCGCCGTGTTGTTGCAGGAAAAAGACGTTGGCCTTGTTGTAGCCGATGGCGGCCAGGGCCATGACCACGAAAAGAAGCCCGCCCACGGCGGTCCTCCAGGCCCGCTCCAGCCCCCGCCTGCCAAGCGTCAGGCGGGTCGCGCCCTCGCCGTCGTCACGCAGGCACAGCCAGGCGCTGCCGCACAGGTTGCACAGGTTCTCCACCACCTTGAACAGGCCGAAGCTCCACGCTGGCCAGCCCAGGTACACCGCCGTCAGGGCGTACCCGTAGCCCAGCATGGCCGAACCAGAGCGCACGTAGGCCTCAAGATCCTGGCGGTGGCGCACCCGAAGCGCCACGAAGAAGGATCCGGCCAGCGGCTCCAGCCCGCATCCTGCGCAGATGCCCAAGGACATCCACAAGAGCCCGCCCGAGTAGCCCTGGATCAGGCAGAACCCCGTGACCCCAAGCATCCCCGCTCCCAAAAGCGCGGCCTTGATGAGCCCGTACTGGGCAAGCACCTGCCCCTTGTCGCCCCAGGTGCGGCTCAAGGCCACCACCATGGGCTGATTCAAGCCGAATTCCCCCAGGAAGAGAATAAACTGCGCCAACGAGAAGGCCAGCACGAACTCGCCGTAGGTGGACGCGCTGGCGCGCGCCAGCACCACGATCAGCGCCGTGTGCAGGCCGTCTCGCACCCACTGGGCCGTGACCAGGTGGGCGAACTTGCGGAATATGGAGTGCTGCGTGCTCATGTGTTTTTCATGGAAAGCCGGACGGAATTTCCCTATCCTGCGGGTCTGCCGCAAACCGGAGTCATTTCATACAATCATGCCCCGCATCAAGACCGTCCTTCTGCTCCAGGATTTGCTCCTGGGAGGCACCCAGCGCCACGCGCTGGAGCTGGCCAAACGCCTTGACCCCGCGCGCTTCGACGCCCAGGTCTGGACCCTCATGGGCGGGGACGACTTCCTGCCCACGGCCCGCGACTACGGCCTGAGCGTGCGCCAACTGGCGACCGGCCCCGCCGTGGGTCCCGCCGGGCTCTGGGGACTGTGGCGGGCGCTGGGCCAGACGCGCCCGGACGCCCTGCTGGCCCTGACCGTGGTCCCCAACATCTGGGGCCGGGTACTTGGCAGGCTGGCCCGCGTTCCGGCCATCATCGCCAACTGCCGGGGCGGCGACGACCTGCACCGCCAGCACGAGGCCGTGCTCAAGAATCTGGCCCACCATCACATCTGCAACGCAAGAGCCCTCAGGAATTCGCTCATGGAGCGCTACGGGCTTCCGGAAAGCCGCATCGACGTGATCCCGACCGGCGTGGACACCGCACACTTCACACCCCGGCCCGAGCTGCGCGAAGAGGATCCGGTGATCCTGTGCCTTGCCCGTCTGGCCGCCATCAAGGACCACGAGACGCTTATCCGGGCCTTCGAGCTGGCGCACGCCGTTCATCCCAGGGCGCGCCTGCGGCTGGTGGGCGACGGCGAGCTGCGCGACCAGCTTTCCCGGCGCATGGCCGCAAGCCCCGCCCGCGAGCGCATGGAGCTTCTTCCCGGAACCGGCGACCCCGCCGGGGAGTTCGCCCGCGCCAGCATCGCCGTGCTGAGCTCCGCCAACGAGGGCATGCCCAACGTGTTCCTGGAGGCCATGGCCATGGGGCTGCCCTGCGTGGGGACCGCCGTGGGTGGCGTGCCCGAGGTCATCAGGCACGGACGTACCGGGTTCGTTGTGCCGAGCAAAAGTCCGGACGCGCTGGCCGATGCGTTGGCGCACCTGCTGGAGAACCCGGAGCTGCGCCAGCGTTTCGGCGAGGAAGGACGGCGCATCGCTGTTGAAGAGCACTCGCTGGAGAGCGTGGCCGCGCGGCATGCGGAGATCATCGAAGGGGTTGTCGGCAGCGTCAGGTGATGATCGAGGGAGAGGAACAGAAGGCGACTTGGCTGCCGGGAAGGACGCAACAGGCTGCCTGGTTGCAGTGCGTGAACGAAACACCAAGCAATAACTCAGAACTTTGTGGCTGCGGCGTGGCATTAAAAAACCAGGGACAACCGTCACCATGGGCATACTCAAGTTGTCACACAACTGAGTAAAAGGAGGTATTGCATTGGACATTCCACGTATTTTCAACATCACAGAAAGCGCTCACCGCATCCATAATCCGTTTACACCAGAAAAGCTCGCCACTCTCGGCGCAGCCTTGCGCCTGGAATCAGGGGCCCGTGTGCTCGACCTCGGCAGCGGTTCGGGCGAGATGCTGTGCACCTGGGCACGCGATTTCGGAATCACCGGCGTCGGCATCGACATGAGCCGGTTGTTCTCCGCGCAGGCGATACTCCGCGCTGAAGAGCTCGGAGTCGCCGATCGGGTCGAGTTCATTCATGGCGACGCTGCCGGCTTCGTCGCCGACGAAAAAGTCAGCGTGGCAGCCTGTCTCGGCGCCACGTGGATCGGTGGAGGAGTCACCGGCACCATCGAGCTTCTGGCGAAAAGCCTCCGCTCCGGAGGAATGATCCTCATCGGCGAGCCCTACTGGCGGCAGTTGCCGCCCACGCAAGACGTCGCCAAGGGATGCCTTGCCAATTCCATCTCCGACTTTCTCATGCTTCCGGAGCTTCTCGAGTCCTTCGGCGACCTCGGCTACGACGTCGTGGAAATGGTCCTGGCTGACCAGGAAGGCTGGGATAGGTACGAAGCGGCCAAGTGGCTTACCATGCGCCGATGGCTCGAAGCGAATCCCGACGACGACATCGCGACGGATGTCAGAGCCAGACTGACTGCGGAACCAAAACGCTATGCCGCGTACACGCGGGAATACCTTGGATGGGGTGTGTTCGCGCTCATGGCGCGGTGATGTGCGGCAGCCGGGATGTCCGGCTGATTGTCGACGGCTTGGGCATCGCGGCTGCGCCTAGGCACAGCGGTCAGTTCAGGAGCAGCATCACCATGGGCGCGAACAGCGCCGTCAGGATTCCCGCCAGGATCATGGCCAGCCCGGCCATGGAGCCCTGCTCCTGCCCTTCCATCAGCGCGGCGGCGGTCCCCTGGGCGTGCGACACT of Fundidesulfovibrio putealis DSM 16056 contains these proteins:
- a CDS encoding PEP-CTERM sorting domain-containing protein, whose amino-acid sequence is MRLMRLALILAIAFSFPQTSFAAVILDQSNLYSYSSVTGSSHFQQQITVGTAGILDHIDLYTSAGTINIRIKMGNAVQTSGPWLYDQVLVFGVGTNTIDLSSLALSVNPGDAFVLDWNGASGGAAEPNFGVSFSYQTPDYAGGDLWKIVGTTATFQGVGRYGLDMRFQTFVQEQAVPVATPEPATMALLGVGLAGLVMVRRRKAA
- a CDS encoding lipopolysaccharide biosynthesis protein; its protein translation is MSTQHSIFRKFAHLVTAQWVRDGLHTALIVVLARASASTYGEFVLAFSLAQFILFLGEFGLNQPMVVALSRTWGDKGQVLAQYGLIKAALLGAGMLGVTGFCLIQGYSGGLLWMSLGICAGCGLEPLAGSFFVALRVRHRQDLEAYVRSGSAMLGYGYALTAVYLGWPAWSFGLFKVVENLCNLCGSAWLCLRDDGEGATRLTLGRRGLERAWRTAVGGLLFVVMALAAIGYNKANVFFLQQHGGSEAVGAYGVAWELVDGASNLVASILLSGVIYPLLVKLWRTDKAAFATLGRNSARSLTAVSLPVMAAIAMEADRILPLIFGEAYAPHAWVAAWLAPSILIAFLHNLAAYMMLALGRERLLLWIYVGGLCAGLILCQLLIPGAPLWGAALTIVLTKALVAVCTVGYCQRRVGLLGFKQLALCAGSVAMAGVLWLGLGRVAPREVAEAAALMPLLWLLWRWRPRKNA
- a CDS encoding glycosyltransferase; translated protein: MPRIKTVLLLQDLLLGGTQRHALELAKRLDPARFDAQVWTLMGGDDFLPTARDYGLSVRQLATGPAVGPAGLWGLWRALGQTRPDALLALTVVPNIWGRVLGRLARVPAIIANCRGGDDLHRQHEAVLKNLAHHHICNARALRNSLMERYGLPESRIDVIPTGVDTAHFTPRPELREEDPVILCLARLAAIKDHETLIRAFELAHAVHPRARLRLVGDGELRDQLSRRMAASPARERMELLPGTGDPAGEFARASIAVLSSANEGMPNVFLEAMAMGLPCVGTAVGGVPEVIRHGRTGFVVPSKSPDALADALAHLLENPELRQRFGEEGRRIAVEEHSLESVAARHAEIIEGVVGSVR
- a CDS encoding SAM-dependent methyltransferase; amino-acid sequence: MDIPRIFNITESAHRIHNPFTPEKLATLGAALRLESGARVLDLGSGSGEMLCTWARDFGITGVGIDMSRLFSAQAILRAEELGVADRVEFIHGDAAGFVADEKVSVAACLGATWIGGGVTGTIELLAKSLRSGGMILIGEPYWRQLPPTQDVAKGCLANSISDFLMLPELLESFGDLGYDVVEMVLADQEGWDRYEAAKWLTMRRWLEANPDDDIATDVRARLTAEPKRYAAYTREYLGWGVFALMAR